A single region of the Anaerostipes rhamnosivorans genome encodes:
- the mnmG gene encoding tRNA uridine-5-carboxymethylaminomethyl(34) synthesis enzyme MnmG, with protein MKKLEEHYDIVVVGAGHAGCEAALSCARLGFQTICFTVSMDSVALMPCNPNIGGSSKGHLVKEIDALGGEMGINIDKTYIQSKMLNQSKGPAVHSLRAQADKKMYSMSMTQVMGNTENLTVRQGEVTEILVEEGKVQGVKTYSGAVYYASAVILTTGTYLKARCIYGDVSNETGPNGLQAANYLTQSLLDLGIEMRRFKTGTPARIDRNSIDFSKMEEQFGDEKIVPFSFTNTREDIKRNQISCWLTYTNEETHAVIRENIGRSPLFSGAIEGTGPRYCPSIEDKIVKFPDKNRHQVFIEPEGEYTNEMYVGGMSSSLPEDVQYDMYRSVTGLENVKIIRNAYAIEYDCINATQLKPSLEFKAIEGLFSAGQFNGSSGYEEAAAQGLIAGINASRKLQGKEALILDRSQAYIGVLIDDLVTKETSEPYRMMTSRAEYRLLLRQDNADLRLSKIGYEVGLISRERYEKLLQKEEMIEKEIGRLSRVNVGASKDVQKLLSECKSTELKSSATMAELIRRPELTYDILAPIDPDRPEYPEDVREQVNINIKYEGYIKRQLSQVKQFKRLEKKKIPEGILYEEIGNLRIEAVQKLSKIRPASIGQASRISGVSPADISVLLIYLEQLNQKA; from the coding sequence ATGAAAAAATTAGAAGAACATTATGATATTGTAGTAGTCGGAGCGGGGCATGCGGGCTGTGAGGCGGCACTTTCCTGCGCACGGCTTGGATTCCAGACGATCTGTTTTACGGTCAGTATGGACAGCGTTGCTCTCATGCCGTGTAATCCGAACATCGGAGGGAGCTCCAAAGGGCATCTGGTAAAAGAAATTGACGCTCTCGGCGGTGAGATGGGCATTAATATTGATAAGACTTATATCCAGTCTAAAATGCTTAATCAGTCAAAGGGCCCGGCGGTTCATTCCCTGAGAGCACAGGCGGATAAAAAGATGTACTCTATGTCCATGACACAGGTTATGGGAAATACGGAAAATCTTACGGTCAGACAGGGGGAAGTGACAGAGATTCTTGTGGAGGAAGGGAAAGTACAGGGTGTGAAAACTTATTCAGGCGCTGTATATTATGCCAGTGCGGTGATCCTCACCACGGGTACTTACTTAAAGGCCAGATGTATCTATGGAGATGTGAGCAACGAGACGGGTCCGAACGGACTGCAGGCTGCCAATTATCTGACACAGTCCCTGTTAGACCTGGGGATCGAGATGCGGCGCTTTAAGACAGGGACTCCGGCGAGGATTGATAGAAACAGCATTGACTTCAGTAAAATGGAAGAGCAGTTTGGGGATGAAAAGATCGTTCCTTTCAGCTTTACAAATACACGGGAGGATATTAAACGGAACCAGATATCCTGCTGGCTCACATATACAAATGAGGAGACGCATGCGGTCATCCGCGAGAATATCGGGCGATCCCCGTTGTTCTCGGGAGCAATTGAGGGTACAGGCCCCCGTTACTGCCCATCCATCGAAGATAAGATTGTGAAGTTCCCCGATAAAAACAGGCATCAGGTCTTCATTGAGCCCGAAGGGGAATACACTAATGAGATGTATGTGGGAGGGATGTCCAGCTCCCTGCCTGAGGATGTGCAGTATGATATGTACCGCAGTGTGACCGGGCTTGAAAATGTAAAGATCATTAGAAATGCCTATGCCATTGAATATGACTGCATCAATGCTACCCAGCTCAAGCCTTCTTTAGAGTTTAAAGCTATTGAAGGTTTGTTTTCCGCAGGGCAGTTTAACGGCAGTTCTGGATATGAGGAGGCGGCAGCCCAGGGGCTTATTGCTGGAATTAATGCATCCAGAAAACTTCAGGGAAAGGAAGCTTTGATCCTTGACCGTTCCCAGGCATATATTGGAGTATTGATTGATGATCTTGTGACAAAGGAAACCAGTGAGCCATACCGGATGATGACATCCAGAGCAGAGTACCGGCTTCTGTTAAGACAGGATAATGCAGACCTGCGGCTTTCAAAAATTGGTTATGAGGTTGGTCTTATCAGCAGGGAGCGGTATGAGAAGCTTTTACAGAAGGAAGAGATGATTGAAAAAGAGATTGGGCGTCTCAGCCGTGTAAATGTGGGGGCCTCAAAGGATGTGCAAAAGCTTTTGTCTGAATGTAAAAGTACAGAATTAAAGTCTTCCGCTACTATGGCAGAACTAATCAGAAGGCCGGAGCTTACTTATGATATTCTGGCGCCCATCGACCCGGACCGACCGGAATATCCCGAGGATGTCAGGGAACAGGTGAATATCAACATTAAATATGAAGGGTATATCAAACGCCAGCTTTCCCAGGTGAAGCAGTTTAAGCGTTTGGAGAAAAAGAAGATTCCAGAAGGAATACTATATGAAGAAATAGGAAACTTGAGAATTGAAGCGGTTCAGAAGCTGTCCAAGATACGCCCGGCATCCATTGGGCAGGCGTCCAGGATATCAGGAGTGTCCCCGGCGGACATTTCCGTACTTCTCATTTATTTGGAACAGCTGAATCAAAAGGCTTAG
- the mnmE gene encoding tRNA uridine-5-carboxymethylaminomethyl(34) synthesis GTPase MnmE: MGTDTIAAIATPLTNSGIGIIRISGPEAIDIVSKVFRPKRNKDIKRAATYTAHYGHAVKDGKDIDECILIIMKGPHSYTAEDVAEINCHGGVVVMKKILSCVLEAGARPAEPGEFTKRAFLNGRIDLTKAEAVMDLIHSKNEFAMETSLKQLKGALSEKISILRKEILHSVAFIESALDDPEHYSVDGFSEQLRVQVEHARDDIQRYIDSSDNGRILKEGIHTAIVGKPNAGKSSILNVLLGEERAIVTDIAGTTRDTLEESIQINGIPLNVIDTAGIRDTEDIVEKIGVDKARDSVIKADLVLYVVDTSVPLTREDEDIMKLLTGKQVIVLLNKSDLDTEVSEKEFIERGFQNIVAMSAKSLYGLEDLYEKINELFFHGSVSFNDEVYITNMRHKKALSNAKESLELVLTSIDDEMPEDFFSIDLMNAYEELGYIIGESVGEDLVNEIFAEFCMGK; the protein is encoded by the coding sequence ATGGGAACAGATACAATTGCAGCGATTGCCACACCGCTCACAAACAGCGGGATCGGCATTATCAGAATCAGCGGACCGGAGGCCATAGACATTGTCTCTAAAGTATTCCGTCCCAAGAGAAATAAAGATATAAAAAGGGCAGCTACCTACACTGCACATTATGGACATGCCGTTAAGGACGGGAAAGATATTGACGAATGTATCCTGATCATCATGAAAGGGCCTCATTCTTATACTGCGGAGGACGTGGCGGAGATCAACTGCCACGGCGGTGTGGTAGTCATGAAGAAGATTCTGTCCTGTGTTCTTGAGGCGGGAGCAAGACCGGCAGAACCGGGTGAGTTTACAAAACGAGCATTTTTAAACGGAAGGATCGATCTTACGAAAGCCGAGGCAGTGATGGATCTGATCCACTCTAAGAATGAATTTGCTATGGAAACTTCTTTAAAGCAGCTGAAGGGGGCACTGTCAGAAAAAATTAGCATACTGAGAAAAGAGATTCTTCACAGCGTGGCCTTTATTGAATCCGCACTGGATGATCCAGAGCATTACTCTGTGGATGGATTTTCTGAGCAGCTGAGAGTGCAGGTGGAACATGCCAGAGATGATATACAAAGGTATATCGACTCCTCAGACAATGGACGTATTTTAAAGGAAGGCATCCATACAGCCATTGTGGGTAAACCAAACGCCGGAAAATCCTCAATCCTTAATGTATTACTGGGAGAGGAGAGGGCAATCGTCACCGATATCGCCGGCACGACCAGGGATACGCTGGAGGAATCTATACAGATTAATGGTATTCCGCTGAATGTGATTGATACGGCTGGAATTAGGGATACGGAAGATATTGTGGAGAAGATCGGTGTGGATAAAGCGAGAGATTCGGTGATAAAAGCCGATCTTGTGCTCTATGTTGTGGATACTTCTGTACCTCTTACAAGGGAAGATGAAGATATTATGAAACTTCTCACTGGCAAGCAGGTGATCGTACTCTTGAATAAATCCGATTTGGATACAGAGGTTTCTGAAAAAGAATTTATTGAGAGAGGATTTCAGAATATTGTTGCCATGTCAGCAAAAAGTCTCTACGGTTTGGAAGATCTGTATGAAAAGATCAATGAACTGTTTTTCCATGGCAGTGTATCTTTCAATGATGAAGTTTATATTACAAATATGAGGCATAAAAAGGCACTTTCAAATGCCAAGGAAAGCCTGGAGCTGGTGCTTACGAGCATCGATGATGAAATGCCGGAGGATTTCTTCTCTATCGATCTCATGAACGCTTATGAGGAACTTGGATACATTATAGGAGAATCCGTAGGTGAGGATCTGGTAAATGAAATATTCGCAGAATTTTGTATGGGTAAATGA
- the jag gene encoding RNA-binding cell elongation regulator Jag/EloR — protein MAVKRFTGRTESDAVMNAAMELGIPSTEIQYAVIDKGSNGFLGLFKKPVIIELREAEDISAEPVKEEKLAKAPEDSIKKPEQSQEKAEDSYEKPKEKEYKRPENIDKIIEDTESYLDEVLKAMGLIPKLNLYYNTTGNILNINVTGEKMGALIGKHGQTLDALQYLTSLFVNKESESFIKVKLDTENYRERRQETLEKLALSIANKVKKTKKPVHLEPMNPNERRIIHSALQRDPKIVTKSQGKDPYRRVVVMLKK, from the coding sequence ATGGCAGTAAAACGTTTTACTGGCAGAACAGAATCTGATGCGGTTATGAATGCGGCGATGGAGCTGGGAATTCCAAGCACAGAAATTCAGTATGCAGTGATTGACAAAGGAAGCAACGGCTTTTTAGGATTGTTCAAGAAACCGGTGATCATTGAATTAAGGGAAGCAGAGGACATATCTGCTGAGCCTGTAAAGGAAGAAAAGCTTGCAAAGGCTCCGGAAGATTCCATTAAGAAACCGGAACAGTCTCAGGAAAAGGCTGAGGATTCTTATGAAAAACCGAAAGAAAAAGAATATAAACGTCCAGAAAACATTGACAAGATCATTGAAGATACAGAATCCTATTTGGACGAAGTATTAAAGGCAATGGGCCTTATTCCAAAGCTAAACCTTTATTATAATACTACCGGAAATATACTTAATATTAATGTGACAGGGGAGAAGATGGGTGCTTTGATCGGAAAGCATGGCCAGACTCTGGATGCACTTCAATATCTAACCAGTCTGTTTGTGAACAAAGAGAGTGAATCTTTCATTAAGGTTAAGCTTGATACAGAGAATTATAGGGAGCGCAGGCAGGAAACATTGGAAAAGCTTGCACTCAGTATTGCAAACAAGGTTAAGAAAACAAAAAAACCGGTTCATCTGGAGCCTATGAATCCAAATGAACGCCGGATCATCCATTCTGCACTTCAGCGGGATCCAAAGATTGTGACGAAGAGTCAGGGAAAAGATCCTTACCGCAGAGTGGTTGTCATGCTGAAGAAATAA
- a CDS encoding YidC/Oxa1 family membrane protein insertase, with amino-acid sequence MMFLAQAAQAGSSGGILAPIVWFFGEIMKWIYNGLAAVGIENLGLCIILFTLISKLFIFPLTMKQQRSMKINQVAQPELNKIQKKYRGKRDQASMMKQQEEMQKIYDKYGTSPTGGCATTLIQFPIIMALYYVVRNLEAYIPNISKSAYEFVLGINIQNTPGFKLSIYLIIPILSALFQYLSARTSMADMDSDNPAAGMSKNMMLMMPLMSLFMCITLPVGIGIYWTASAVFQWIQQILINNYYNHTNMQKIIEKSREKAAKKKAKKKGPSMYEKMMGAANGSGAPSQSSQDTTISDIAKKKVTKNVEYNTKSEGGIASKANIVKNRMDKGGK; translated from the coding sequence ATGATGTTTTTGGCACAGGCTGCACAGGCAGGAAGCAGCGGAGGAATCTTAGCTCCGATCGTCTGGTTTTTCGGCGAGATCATGAAATGGATTTATAACGGTCTGGCAGCCGTTGGAATTGAGAATCTTGGATTATGTATTATTTTGTTTACACTGATTTCTAAATTATTTATTTTTCCGCTGACAATGAAGCAGCAGAGAAGTATGAAGATCAACCAGGTGGCACAGCCTGAGTTGAATAAGATTCAGAAGAAGTACCGCGGTAAGAGAGATCAGGCATCTATGATGAAACAGCAGGAAGAGATGCAGAAGATTTATGATAAGTATGGGACAAGCCCTACAGGCGGTTGTGCAACTACCTTAATCCAGTTTCCGATTATCATGGCTTTATACTATGTAGTAAGGAATCTGGAAGCATACATTCCGAATATCTCAAAAAGCGCATATGAGTTTGTACTTGGCATCAATATTCAGAATACACCGGGATTTAAGCTCAGTATTTATCTGATCATCCCGATTTTATCAGCTTTGTTCCAGTATTTAAGCGCACGTACATCTATGGCCGATATGGATTCGGACAACCCGGCAGCTGGTATGTCAAAGAATATGATGCTGATGATGCCGCTGATGTCTTTATTCATGTGTATCACACTTCCAGTCGGCATCGGTATTTACTGGACAGCCAGTGCGGTATTCCAGTGGATCCAGCAGATTTTGATCAATAATTATTATAATCATACAAATATGCAGAAGATCATTGAGAAGAGCAGAGAAAAAGCAGCAAAGAAGAAAGCCAAGAAAAAAGGCCCTTCTATGTATGAAAAAATGATGGGAGCCGCAAATGGAAGCGGTGCTCCGTCCCAATCATCCCAGGATACTACGATCAGCGATATTGCGAAGAAGAAAGTCACCAAGAATGTAGAGTATAATACGAAATCTGAGGGAGGAATTGCATCTAAGGCGAACATTGTAAAGAACCGGATGGATAAAGGAGGAAAATAG
- the yidD gene encoding membrane protein insertion efficiency factor YidD: MKKILIYLIRFYRAHLSKLKGKGTCIYTPTCSEYAIEALEKHGAWKGSLLAVFRILRCNPFAKGGYDPVPEVRKVKGKKK; the protein is encoded by the coding sequence TTGAAAAAGATTTTGATATATTTGATACGGTTTTATAGAGCGCACTTGTCTAAATTAAAAGGTAAAGGAACTTGCATTTATACACCGACCTGTTCGGAGTATGCAATTGAAGCACTGGAAAAGCATGGTGCATGGAAGGGGAGTCTTCTGGCCGTGTTTCGAATCTTGAGATGTAACCCTTTTGCAAAGGGAGGATATGATCCTGTTCCGGAAGTGAGAAAGGTGAAAGGTAAAAAGAAATGA
- the rnpA gene encoding ribonuclease P protein component, which yields MKHYHSLRKTKEFQQVYRTGKSKANKYFVLYCMENQLGYNRFGISVSKKVGNSVVRHRVTRLLRESYRLHQSELKQGFDIAVIARNAVKDEGFHKVESALLHLMGLHRLRRDEKH from the coding sequence AGCATTATCATTCATTAAGGAAAACGAAGGAGTTTCAGCAGGTATATAGAACCGGCAAGTCAAAGGCAAACAAGTATTTCGTTTTGTACTGCATGGAAAATCAGCTAGGTTATAATCGTTTTGGAATCTCCGTCAGCAAGAAGGTGGGAAACAGCGTGGTAAGACACCGGGTGACCAGACTTCTGAGGGAGAGCTACCGGCTCCATCAATCGGAGCTGAAGCAAGGATTTGATATTGCAGTCATTGCAAGGAATGCTGTCAAGGATGAAGGTTTTCATAAGGTAGAGAGCGCTTTGCTTCATCTGATGGGTCTTCATCGCTTAAGAAGAGATGAAAAACATTGA